In Sphingobacterium thalpophilum, a genomic segment contains:
- a CDS encoding universal stress protein — protein sequence MKRIIVATDYAEEAEHALKFIMEVFAGKEYELVLFSLQNPSIHAMNARLSPDSMFKIFEHQSKVLRRKAEAITAESGVLTIPYLAAGLFYDQMTKCIQETNADLLVMGMAKRSFDQDMLGNTTTAAISKLKIPILSVPLGAKFTGLEHILFACDIVRGVQKEILEKVKDFAAEFGAVLEVLNIRKTVEQLNEEKGKETRETINDVMGIVSYYYKNVTSNEVVKAIRDEVKESSTDLLVMIPYRYGFWSSLTHRSKTRMMASGLDVPLLTISI from the coding sequence ATGAAACGGATTATTGTTGCCACAGACTATGCTGAAGAGGCCGAACATGCCTTAAAGTTTATTATGGAAGTTTTTGCAGGAAAAGAATACGAGCTCGTTTTATTTTCTCTTCAAAATCCTTCCATTCATGCAATGAACGCTCGACTTTCTCCCGATTCTATGTTCAAGATTTTTGAACATCAAAGTAAGGTTTTACGACGTAAAGCCGAGGCGATTACGGCCGAAAGTGGTGTTTTGACTATTCCTTATCTTGCGGCAGGTTTGTTTTATGACCAGATGACAAAATGCATCCAGGAGACGAATGCGGATTTGTTGGTGATGGGAATGGCCAAACGTTCCTTTGATCAGGACATGCTGGGGAATACCACCACGGCAGCAATCAGTAAGTTAAAAATACCTATCCTTTCCGTTCCGCTGGGCGCAAAATTTACGGGTCTGGAGCATATTCTTTTTGCCTGTGATATTGTTCGTGGTGTACAAAAGGAAATTCTTGAAAAAGTCAAGGATTTTGCCGCTGAATTTGGTGCGGTACTGGAGGTTCTCAATATTCGAAAAACTGTTGAGCAGCTGAATGAGGAAAAAGGAAAAGAAACACGTGAAACCATCAACGATGTGATGGGAATCGTAAGTTATTACTACAAAAATGTAACGTCCAATGAGGTCGTAAAAGCTATCCGGGACGAGGTAAAAGAAAGCAGTACGGATCTGCTGGTTATGATCCCCTATAGGTACGGTTTTTGGAGTTCATTGACCCATCGAAGTAAGACGCGTATGATGGCCTCGGGGCTGGATGTTCCTTTGCTGACCATCTCGATCTAA